In Bacillota bacterium, a single window of DNA contains:
- a CDS encoding peptidase — protein sequence MMIFEKTRAFMRKIGLPASDAWDLPTSGKTFPDGAHWRSEVPTVNSAEAMRALVETSKKVYKHNINRVDDTYGIMRHTAQEIKEYIAIAKDYGVELNFSVGPRATYDTGATVLSPQGVRVGYRLRGMEQLVRAIEDVKRAVDLGVRGIIVYDEGMLWVLDEMRKAGELPANLHIKLSAHMGACNPASFKLFERLGANSINPIRDLQLPMIAALRQAVSVPIDLHTDNPPASGGFIRTYEAPEMVRIASPVYLKSGNSAVSAHGIITNANDGKNMAAQCAIVKEIMERYFPEAKQSEPGQPDMAIPE from the coding sequence GTGATGATCTTCGAGAAGACAAGGGCTTTCATGAGGAAGATAGGGCTGCCGGCATCAGACGCGTGGGATCTTCCCACATCGGGAAAGACCTTCCCTGATGGGGCGCATTGGCGGAGCGAGGTGCCCACGGTTAACTCTGCGGAGGCGATGAGGGCGCTCGTTGAGACCTCCAAGAAGGTGTACAAGCATAACATCAACCGTGTGGACGATACGTATGGAATCATGCGGCACACGGCACAAGAGATCAAGGAGTACATAGCAATCGCAAAGGACTACGGCGTGGAGTTGAACTTCTCTGTAGGCCCGAGGGCGACATACGATACCGGCGCCACTGTATTGAGCCCCCAGGGCGTGAGAGTGGGCTACAGGCTGCGCGGCATGGAGCAGCTCGTGAGAGCTATAGAGGACGTCAAGAGAGCAGTAGACCTGGGGGTCCGCGGGATCATCGTATATGACGAAGGCATGCTCTGGGTGCTGGACGAAATGAGAAAGGCCGGCGAGCTTCCTGCGAACCTGCACATAAAGCTTTCAGCGCATATGGGCGCATGCAACCCCGCGTCATTCAAGCTCTTCGAGAGACTGGGGGCAAACAGCATCAACCCAATCCGTGATCTTCAGCTTCCCATGATCGCGGCGCTGAGGCAGGCCGTGAGCGTGCCGATCGACTTGCATACTGACAACCCGCCTGCGTCGGGTGGCTTCATCAGAACGTATGAGGCGCCCGAGATGGTCAGGATCGCGTCGCCTGTTTACCTCAAGTCAGGTAACTCGGCGGTGAGCGCCCACGGGATAATCACCAACGCCAACGACGGAAAGAACATGGCCGCGCAGTGCGCGATTGTCAAGGAGATCATGGAGCGTTACTTCCCTGAGGCAAAGCAATCTGAGCCGGGCCAGCCAGACATGGCTATACCGGAGTAG
- a CDS encoding NAD-dependent malic enzyme: protein MSMRDEALRLHLENKGKLRVESKVPVRDARDLSLAYTPGVAEPCKEIHADPQKIYDYTAKGNLVAVVTDGTAVLGLGDIGPGAGMPVMEGKAVLFKAFAGVDAFPICLATKDVAKIVETVKLLEPTFGGVNLEDISAPTCFEVESRLKKEVEIPVFHDDQHGTAIVTCAALINALKIVSKKLDQIRVVVSGAGAAGIAVTKLLLKLGVTDITLCDTKGAIYEGRKEGMNPYKEEIARVTNKRRIAGGLKEAIVGADVFIGVSKAGIMTKEMVRTMAPDAVIFAMANPVPEIMPDEAKEAGAKVVATGRSDFANQINNVLAFPGVFRGALDVRARDINEDMKLAAVRAISSLISDEELSPDYVIPGPFDSRVAPAVAAAVAKAAMESGVARVKVDPDEIRQRTVKLVEAVRAAWR from the coding sequence GTGTCCATGCGAGACGAAGCCTTACGCCTTCACCTAGAGAACAAGGGCAAGCTAAGGGTCGAAAGCAAGGTGCCCGTGAGGGACGCGCGCGACCTTAGCCTTGCGTACACGCCAGGGGTGGCGGAGCCCTGTAAAGAGATCCATGCTGACCCACAGAAGATATACGACTATACGGCCAAGGGGAATCTCGTTGCCGTCGTGACCGATGGAACGGCGGTCCTGGGACTCGGCGATATTGGCCCTGGGGCTGGGATGCCCGTCATGGAAGGCAAGGCGGTTCTGTTCAAGGCGTTCGCTGGTGTGGACGCTTTCCCCATATGTCTTGCTACAAAAGACGTGGCGAAGATCGTTGAAACAGTCAAGCTCCTCGAACCTACTTTCGGGGGTGTGAACCTCGAAGACATCTCAGCCCCCACTTGCTTTGAGGTCGAGTCCAGGCTGAAAAAGGAAGTCGAGATTCCCGTATTCCACGACGACCAGCACGGAACCGCCATCGTAACGTGCGCTGCTCTGATCAACGCTCTTAAGATCGTTTCCAAGAAGCTTGACCAGATCAGAGTGGTGGTGAGCGGGGCGGGCGCTGCAGGAATCGCTGTTACTAAGCTGCTCCTAAAGTTGGGAGTTACTGATATCACGCTGTGTGACACCAAGGGCGCGATCTACGAGGGACGGAAGGAAGGGATGAACCCGTACAAGGAGGAGATCGCCCGTGTCACAAACAAGCGCCGTATAGCGGGCGGGCTCAAGGAAGCTATTGTAGGCGCTGATGTGTTCATAGGGGTTTCTAAAGCGGGCATCATGACCAAGGAAATGGTGAGGACCATGGCGCCCGATGCGGTGATCTTTGCGATGGCAAATCCGGTGCCCGAGATCATGCCGGACGAAGCAAAGGAGGCAGGGGCGAAGGTTGTCGCCACGGGCAGATCGGACTTCGCAAACCAAATCAACAACGTCCTTGCCTTCCCTGGAGTATTCAGGGGCGCTCTTGACGTCCGGGCCAGGGACATCAACGAGGACATGAAGCTTGCCGCTGTGCGAGCCATAAGTAGCCTCATCTCAGACGAAGAGCTTTCGCCGGATTACGTCATTCCTGGGCCGTTCGATTCTCGCGTTGCACCCGCCGTGGCGGCCGCTGTCGCCAAGGCAGCTATGGAGTCAGGGGTGGCTCGGGTGAAGGTCGATCCTGACGAAATCAGGCAACGCACAGTTAAGCTCGTGGAAGCGGTGAGGGCGGCCTGGCGGTGA
- a CDS encoding DUF4392 domain-containing protein: MERMTEEEVKIAADGIDTLVTAAIGGKFHKWEKEPLIRSLYKVARERTPGQVPLTFYAAKGLRDHVKPGDVVLMVTGWYLPHFMSGETDGPPGTAALARAIDLGLGATPVIMTEPKLKEIVEASCRGAGLRVYDRKEALKIPRRVVVETPLHPYMSVEESEKVIKQILDDLKPAAVVAVEKGSRSKTGIYHSLWGIDITPLTGKYDRLVEEARRRGIFTIGIGDGGNEIGLGGIRDAIEKYLPVGAKCHCPCGQGVAATTETDSMIVSFVSNWGAYGIEAALAMLLGRTDVMHSAEDEQRILRAAAWAGAIASPYGYSGVAVVDQIPEKINVNVVEMLHYMVQAYIVETEQRKWYQETAKHQADMNTWIKEEYAAWKDK, from the coding sequence ATGGAACGGATGACTGAGGAAGAGGTCAAGATCGCAGCAGATGGTATAGACACGCTAGTCACTGCAGCGATCGGTGGAAAGTTTCACAAGTGGGAAAAGGAACCATTGATCCGGTCCCTCTACAAAGTGGCAAGAGAGCGTACGCCCGGGCAGGTGCCGCTAACCTTTTACGCAGCGAAGGGATTGCGCGATCACGTGAAGCCTGGCGACGTCGTACTGATGGTTACTGGGTGGTATCTCCCGCACTTCATGTCTGGTGAGACCGACGGACCTCCAGGCACGGCTGCACTTGCGCGCGCTATCGACCTCGGCCTTGGTGCGACGCCCGTGATCATGACAGAGCCGAAGCTCAAAGAGATCGTAGAGGCGAGCTGTCGTGGCGCAGGCCTGCGGGTGTATGACCGTAAAGAGGCCCTGAAGATACCGAGGAGAGTGGTAGTTGAGACGCCTCTCCATCCGTACATGAGCGTAGAAGAATCTGAGAAGGTCATCAAGCAGATCCTGGACGACCTAAAGCCTGCGGCGGTTGTCGCAGTCGAGAAAGGCAGCCGGAGCAAGACAGGGATCTACCACTCTCTGTGGGGCATCGACATCACCCCGCTCACCGGCAAGTATGACCGGCTGGTTGAGGAGGCCCGGCGGCGCGGGATATTCACGATAGGAATCGGCGACGGCGGCAATGAGATAGGCCTCGGCGGCATCAGGGATGCCATCGAGAAGTACCTCCCCGTAGGGGCGAAATGTCATTGCCCGTGCGGACAGGGTGTGGCAGCGACCACGGAGACAGATAGCATGATCGTTTCGTTCGTATCTAACTGGGGAGCGTACGGCATCGAAGCTGCGCTGGCCATGTTGCTTGGTAGGACGGACGTCATGCATTCCGCCGAGGACGAGCAAAGGATCCTCCGTGCCGCGGCGTGGGCAGGCGCTATCGCGTCGCCATACGGATACTCCGGCGTTGCGGTGGTCGATCAGATACCTGAGAAGATCAACGTGAACGTGGTTGAGATGCTGCACTACATGGTGCAGGCGTACATCGTCGAGACCGAACAGCGCAAGTGGTACCAAGAGACAGCAAAGCACCAGGCTGACATGAACACCTGGATAAAGGAAGAGTACGCCGCGTGGAAAGATAAGTAG